AGTTCAGAGCATGGTCTACTTCCATTAGGAAAAGCTagtattgtttttctttgcacaGTACATCACCTCTGTTGGTTTTGGCCGTGTACCAAAACCCAAAACCACTTGGAAATGACTCCAGGAATACTTCTTCCTCATCAGCCGGGCTGCTTATGTACTGTGCAGGTTGTGAAAGTGCTCCAGGCCCTGGGCAGTCTGGAGGCCTGGCTGGAGTCCGTGGAGCTTTCCATGAAGGAATCGGCTCTCGCCGGGGACCCTGAGACGATGAGCATGGCCGAGAGGGAGAGCTGTctgctggagaaggaggtggcGGCCCGCCGCCCGGAGCTCAGCGCCCTGAGGCAGGAGGTGGAGCGTCTCCAAACCCACAGTCACCCGCACACACGAGGCCTGCCAGCGCGCGTGGAGGAGTTGGAAAGAAAGTGAGTTTGTCAAAGGAGGAGAGTGGGAGAGGTCATGGGTAGCTCCCCGGTGTCTGTCATCAAGGAGGACTCATGTTATAGATCCGAACAATCACACTCTGGTGGTTTCGCTCGACACCGTGGTAAGGAAATAAAAGGGGGATTTAGTCAGTGTTTCCAGCAGGTTCGGGCTTGCCATGTCTGCAATCCACCATGGAAGAGTTTATTCATAAAATCCCCAGTTCTTAGTTTAAGATAAACAACCATAAACCacctaaaaaaaagtataaatatatatcacacaACGTCTATGCTGCCTCGTCTGGTCTAAGTTGGCAAGAATGAAATTCTCTCCATGTGCTCATTCATTGCACGGCTGGGGTCATTTGTGAGTTGTGCAGCACTCAGTGAGGTCTACGACAGTCCTGACATGCACTTCACCCACAGCCTGTCAGTGTCGCCCGTTCCATGCCGGCCCCTTGGGAGACAGATGGTCGCCATGGATGCTCAGTAAAAGCCCGTGATGTCTGGCTGGTTCACTAGACCTACCTACCGAGGTTCATAAACACAAGTTCAGGCTCTGTAAAGAGCACCAAGCTGACcaaggaaaataaagaaaaggaaaaggtccCAGGTTAAGTGTTTCCAGGGTGGGTGGTgttggagggaggaagggatggaCACTGCTGGAGGCCGGGGAACCACTGATGCAGGTGGAGCCTCCCACTAAGCAGCTGTGAGACACTTGGAATGATGTCATTATTTAACACTACAGACGCGGAAACTGAAGGCTCATTTATCCTGGAAAAAATACCCTTTGAAATTGCTCCTTTTAACATCTCAAACATAAACTGTGCACGGACGGGTACCTTCATGCCCTGAAGTACAGGAACTGTTGATGTGACACTTGAGATATGATTAAATAAACAACCCTTTGTGCTGCTCGCAGCCTCTGTAATGCGGTTCCGCGGAAGGAAGCTGAGGTGTGGCTGGTCATTAGAACAGCCCTGATGGCGTGTGCacgtgggtctgtgtgtgtctcctaggTACCATCGGGTCCAAAGTGCGCTGACCCAGCAGAACTCTGAGCTGCAGGACACACGAATGCTTACAGAGTTCCTGGAGcgcgtggagctggaggagagccAGGACCTCACCGGCAGGCGGTACAGTCTGGGCCAGGTGAGGCACCGAGAGTGGAAATTCcactaaatgtatttatacattataAATTCAGCCCCAATACAGTCACGCTGAATGGAGTTTTATTTGTGACTCAAAATAATTGTATAAACAATCCTCCATTCTAAATATTCCATCATGTCAGCCCTCTTGTTTTGTGGTAGGAGTGATGAATATCACACCAACACAAACTCCGTGTGTGGCTGGATACCACATGTGAGGAAATGCTACAGATCTTTTTCAGCGATATTGGACCCGACTGAAAACaacgcgctctctctctctctctctctcccccttgtTCTTTAACTAACAGCCTCTTCACAGTGAGATTTCCTCAGCTCCATCCTCGCTGGGACTCTGCAGCAGTAGTGGTGGGGAGCCCCTGATAGAAAGCATGGGGGACCCTGTGGAGGAACTACGAGAGGCTGTAGAGATGCTGAACGACACTGTAAGGGAAAGAGGCCGATCGCAGAGCCACGACCAGGCCGTCCAGGAGCTGTTGAGCAAGGTATGAGTAGGTTAAACTACAGAGAACTCTAGTTCTAGGTCCTTTGCTGTTTTATTTACTCATCATAATCTTAGATGGTGCCGAAAGTCCCTCCACTTCTGTCACAAACATTTCTCCGTTTGTTCTCCTATTTTAATAAGAACAACTACCACCCACATGAGCAATTTATTATCATTCATTCTATTATtgtcaaaataacacacacacacagcaccattTGGAACGTGACTCTTGTTGGAAAacaaagaataagaataagattTAATGATTTGCGCCTCGCCAGCGCGCCAGCCTGGCGGTGCACGTGGAGGAGTGCCTTTGCCGCAGCAAGGAGCTTGGCCTGGACATCCTGGAGAAGGAGACGGAATTGGCCGTCCAGTGTGAGCCCGACCGCTGCGGCCTCGAGGCTCTGCAGGAGAAGCAGGACCAcctggaggtgagaggaggatGGTGTAAACATCCCAAATGAATCACTGGCGCCGATATGATTTGAGTCCTCCGATCCGTCGACTTGTAATTATTGGCCTTTTGCTTGGTGCAATGAAAAAAGGGGAAGCCCCCTCTCTCGCCTTTTAAAACATTGTTCCACCGTCTGTTTCCTGTTGTGCCAGATTTTCTCACATtcaagaataaaaagaaaagaaaaaaaaaagccagcccAACCTGGTTTGTGCTTTGTTTATCACtgtgcaatcacacacacacacggagcgtATTCAAACAGGTTATGGAGTGTGTTCTCTGCGTCCGGGGGTCACAGGGTCGGAGATGCGAAGTTTGTAAAGTGCGTGAGTCCGTTTTGGGGAAAGTGTTatttttatcacacacacacacagctgtctgGACTCGATGCCGCTGAAGAGCAGAGATGACCTAATCCCCCCCAAACTGAAATAACTGTGCCGTCAGCACACAAGCATCCACAACTCAGTGTTCTGGAGCCCTGCTGTAGGTGAGAAGCGTTATGAAGCATTACTCCCAGAGAACCCTCGGCCCTATTAATTACCGCCTTGCCGAGAGGGGGAAAAGTGGTCGAGATTGCTGGCTTGCTGCAGCGTGGCGGCCCACATGCAGCCCACATGGGTCTGAAGCCGAATGATATGCATAATGCGGGGGCTGAGGTCATAGTCGTTCTGATATACAATTGGTACAGGCTGTTTGTCTGATACAGAGAATGATGGGAGATGATAGATCTTCGTCGTGATTCTCCACAGATTGACTATGAAGTCATCCGGGAGGAGGTTCAGGAGATGGAGAACCAGACGTCCCGCTTGGAGCAACTGTGCCCAGAGAGAGTGCACACGCTCGGGCCAAAGATCCAGGCTATGCTGGTGGGCTGGACAGAGCTGGGCAAGAGTGCGACGGAGAACAGGTCCCGTCTGCGAGAGTTCATGCAGCTCCAGGACTTCTTCAGGAGCTACCTCGCCATGATGTAAGCAGGCCGCGGggacttgacccccccccctcctctaccgCCAGACATTCTTTTCGCAATCCTCTTTCCATTACAATAACTAACTCAATGGGACGAACAGGATGTTCTCGTTGTCGAGAGAAGGTCCCTGGTGAAATGTATCATCTAAGACGTGCGGAGGAGGTCAGCGCTCGTTTCCTGGGCCGAGTGTGACAAGGCGATGAATGTCTGTTTTATCAGGGAGAGTCTGGACCTTCTCAtcccttttgctttgttttttgacaGCCCTGTTCCTTGTCTCCTCCAccctaccccctcccccccaaccccaaccctcTCCTCTCAACAGCTCGTGGACGGAAGACACCAGGTCGAGCATATTCTCCGACACCGCCTTGCATCTCGGGAGGGAGGGCCAGAGGCCTCTCGCTGCCGAGCTGGACACGCAGATTGAGCAAAAGTTTGAGGAGTTCGATGAGCTGGCGGACGCGGGGCGGCATCTGTTAGACAAAGAACACCACCTCACACAGATGGTGAGCGTGACTTATGACTCACTGCGATCCTTCCATATATTGTTGGTCGATGTTTTCACTAACCCCGAGTAATGTGTTGCAGGTGAGGGAGCgcatggaggagctgaggagtaTGCTCGGGTGGATCTCAGTGCACTGGAGGGCCCAGAAACAACAGTGGCTTCACAAGAAGAGCCAACAGGAGCCTCCACAAGATAACATTTATTCCGAAGCCACAGCGTGGACTCCACTGGCAGAGGTAAAGAAAAAGCAGAGGCCTTTTTGCACAACTCATTATAAAACTTATTTTATAGCCTGAAACAGTGCTGAAGGCACATAAAACAACGACAACTCAGTAACAACAGGTCAACTTTCCATTGCTTCCTACACAGATTTTATCTCCTGAGCTGGAAGCCCACCAGCCCCTTCCGTCCCGCTTCGTCGTGGCCAATTACGACGccttaaaggcagcagcagacGGCCAACCCTCGTCGCTAGCGTCCAGACGGGCCGAGCAGCCCGAGGAGAAGCCGTTAGACGACGGGTACGAGGTTATGAGCGGTATCGGCCAGCAGGACGCCCACACCCCCTCCTCAAAGTCTCCCAAATCCGCCATCGTGGTCCTCAAAGAGCCGAGCAGCCCCGCTTTAGGGGGCACGGTGAACCTCATCCTGAGTTTCGGGGGACAGGCGGACAGCCAGGCTCAGGCGCTTGACCCCCCGCGTGCTAGGACGGACGAGGTAACGGAGGAGGACCCCGAGCCTCAGGGCGTCCACAGGGTGAGAAACGCACCCGTCGCTTCACACTGAAAGTCACCAAGCACCACTGTCGGTACCTGAAGGGGATTCTGTTAGTTTTCCAGGTGccaacgcacacgcacacctgttCTCTGTAAGGCCACTGCATGGGATCTCCCCGcctgcctctctgcctctcctctgGCCTTCACGTGTTGCTTTtcccctccttttctccctcagCCCACTGTGCCTCAATCCTCTGCCTGTAAAAGCTTTTGGAGGCGCTGCCAGGGGCTTTTGGAAAATACTTTCGGTAGtttaaagagaaagagaacgATTTATCGGCAGAGTGCAAACGAGGTAAACAGCGTGGTGTGAATCGGCGCTGCATGCTGCGTCTCAAAGTGTGCCGGGGACCGCAtgctgtgtgtagttgtgtttttgggggcgagggcgggggggggcagcatgctTTACTAACCCTTGTTACAAGCTACAGTCAGTCCTCAGATTCACTTGTGCCAAAGTGCTATCACCTCTGAGGGTCACTGCGGCTGGAAAATGTAATGTCAAAAGTCATGATTTCCTACTTAACTGCAGTCGTAAATGCAAATCCCAAACCAAAAAGAAATCTATTTTTAATGAAGCACATTCGAATGGGATTTGAAAGGGGATTTTACAATTCATTTGAGGAAATACAGACGTAGTGACACAGGTGCAGTAGTACTATTATGTGAACTCCAATGAACTGTTTTTAGAATACAGCACCAGTCAAAAGCTCGGACAcactcattgaattgaatgagaaaatgagtCCAAACCTACTAtactatatacagtatataagtAATGTCTACCCGGTACTTAGTCTTATGCGCGCCCAAAAAGTGATGTCAGAAACTGCATTCAAAGGAGTCATACATTCCAGCGCTACGAACAAGGACTTATCTGAGTACGCCCGAGGCGCCGTTAACGAATCTGCGTCTTTGAGATTGTGAATGTGGCGCCACCTCATCTGTCAGCAGCCATTCGGCCCGGTCAGCTTGTCTGGTGTGAACTCGGATAAATAGTTACTGAATATCAGACAATGAATCAAAACCTTGCTCCGTCATCAGAACTTCTCTTGGGAACTCGTTCAACGGGCCGGGCTCTATAGCTGCAGGGCGGCGATGGCAGATATGGAATGAGGCCGATGAGTACGAGAGAACCGACCCAGTCTCCTCCCCGCTGTGAATGTTGACAGAAGCTCCTTTCTTCTCATTCTGTTATTCCTCCGCGAGCTTGACACAAACCTGGTCTTGTCTGGCTTTCCGCCGCTGTGCCTCAGTTGTGTAAAATAAGTGACCTCATTTTCACTTCCTATGGAAGTTGTTCTCCAGCTTGGACTCGGGCCCGATTGAGTCCCGGACGCCGACACAGGCTCACTCTTCCTACTGAGAACTGGTGCTGAACTTCTCAAGAAAGGCCCCCAGACTGCACACTATGATTTATAGTCTGGGCCTTCCGCAGAAACAAGAGATTAGTCACAGAGTTGAAAGGTCAAGCCATTACAGCTGCATATGACGGCATGTTCAGCTACATGTGACTTTAATTAAGTCCTGCAAGCGTGCGATCATTTCTGTGTTATTTTGTCCTTTCATCTcattttcatgtcattttttttaaccatttatatatatatataaatatgtatatatactgtgtgAGGTTTGCATATTTCCTGCATCCGTCATCTTCTTGGATGTGTGCGACGTGGAAGCAAGCAAGCTGATGTTTTGTCTCTCGTTCGTCTGTAACACGTAAAACTTGCGGTTTACTATTTGCGGCGCAGCCTCAACGGTTCGCCGCCACGCCAGAGGCCCCCCCGCTAacatccttttctttcttccaggTAAGTACCTACCTGCATGTCAAGGATAGCAGCCTGGCTGCGGTCCCCGTGTACGAGAGTATCACCTTTCCCCGCCAAAAGAGCCGCTCTGCAGCCTCGGCCTCCCCAGCTTTCTCCgcggcctcctcctcgccgccgccctCGCCGCTTCAGTTGGCCAACGTGACCTTCCGCCACCCGGCGGGGAGCGGCGGCAGCTCCCTCTTCAGCAGCCTCAAGAGAATGggcaagaagaggaagaggaagagagacgcGCGCAGGCACACCATTCAGAAAATCATGGGGGTGGAGGAGCGGCCGGGGGGGAGGCCGCGTTACGACTGCGAGGCGATCACGTACGACACGCGCACGTGGCCGCTGAAGGAGGCCAGAAGGAAGAAGAGTTCCCAGGAGAGTGGGGAAGCGGTCGAGGCTCTGGCCTACATGAAGAACCCCCTGCTGACGGACATCGACACCGAATGCGCCGGAGAATACAGCATCATTCCGTATGCCGTCTCCGAGGGGACGACCACAACTCACGCGAGGAGCCACTGCAGGTTCCTCTCTCTGGGCTCCGTGCTGAGCATCGACCTGCCCAAGGACATGACGCTCATCCCCAGCATTCAGGACATCATTACCATCGCCCCACCGGAGTGCAAAATAGGAGCAGGCACTGATCCGGACCCCCACTCCCAGAGACACACGGCCCTGAGCTCCTTCAAACAGAGTCGGCCCACTCCTGCCGTCGCACGCGGCTCGGCGGAGCTCAGTTTTCCCGCCGCAGTGAAAGATCCGCCCGACGTGGAAAAGATTCCCCGAACACAACCTCCGGGCTCCTCGGAGGACGTCGAGGATCACAGGGTGCCGCGCAACGGCCTTTCTAAAACCCAGTCCGGCCCTCGCAGGTGCGCGGAACAGGCGCCGGACAAAACGGCGTCCGGGGTCAGAACCAGCACGGCCGAGAGAGATGCCAACAGCCAGCATTCCCATTGCCCCATTTACGTGAACCATGCCGGGAATACAGCCGCACAGTCACACGTGTGCCCAAGTGTCCACACGCTCATCCGCGACCTAAACGGACACCCGTACCACAAACATCCAAGGCCCCGGATTGTGCGCGACGAGAGCCCCGGGCCTCAGAGCCCCAGACCTCAGAGCCCCAGACCTCAGAGCCCCAGACCTCAGAGCCCCAGACCTCAGAGCCCCAGACCTCAGAGCCCCAGACCTCAGAGCCCCGGACCTCAGAGCCCCAGACCTCAGAGCCCCAGACCTCAGGGTCTGAGCCAGGCTTCTCACATGGTCGTGAGTCTGAAGTCCACGGTGAGCGTTCGCCAGGACTCCGTGGATTCCGGGatctccacctccagcagcatcAAGCTCTGCAACGAGGCGCTGTGTGCGGATAAGCCGCAGCCCAAGGGCGTGGTGGGGAGGCTCATGTCCTTCCAGGTGGCAGGTCTGGACTGCGCCGCAGCGAGGGAGGACCCCCTCCCGACGGCCGCGGCTCCGCCGGCGGAGCCGGAAGCGGAGCCCGTCCGCCTCGACCGGCAGcagtttgaggaggaggaggaagagctggaGGACATCTGGAACCGGACCACCAACTCCAGGCGCAGCGTCTGCTCGGACATCATGTACCAGCCCAACCACGGACCCTCAGACCAGTCTGGGGAGCCCGTCTCCCGCTCAGCTTCACCCGAGACCCCGGCTGAGCGCTACAGGAACCTGGTCACAGCCTCAGCACCCAACCTCCCGGTGGCAGAGTTCAAACTTCAGAGCTTGCTGGGTTACGACAAGGAGCAGAGGCCCAAAGGTCGCCTCCCTCCACTGGCCACAGGGGACAGGAGGTCCTGGGCAGCCTTTCCGAACACGGAACCCGCAGGCAAGAACGCCGTCTCTGTGAACGAGACGGCATCGGATCCGGTGAAGCTGCCAGATGTGGGGGACAATCCGAGATATATCTATCAatacagagaggaggaagaggaggaggcaacggtgggggaggaggtggaggagcatgCAGGTTCTTTGAAGGTACGGTCAGCGTTTGAGATACTGTGACGTTAAAACCTTAGAGactgtaaaaaatgaaaatctctGTTTAAAGCCATGAGGATCCAAATGTTGTTTGCTCACAGCGACCACTACAATAAAGGTGTTGACTGCGTTGTTCTGTGTAACAACACTTGTAATATTATTAAATCAATTCTAGAATATAAACTGGGTCTACATAGTAACACATTGCCCCGATACTGTAGATGAGCCGTAGCATTTTACCCGGTTCTGCTGTTGATGTGGACGGCCTGCATGAGAACCTGCTATCTCATCTCCTCTTTCCGAACAGGAACAATCGATGAGTCTCCTCTCAGTTCATATGAGTTTGGATGCCGTGTGTGGCCAAAGAAAAGCCTCGCAGAGCCTGGATGacatggagaagcaggaagGCTCTCTGGCCACAAGAGGGCGTCCTATCAACCTGGTAAGAGCCACTGCAACGAGACAAGCTCCTACGCCTTTTCTGAGATTTAGCTCTTATGAGGAACCACAGAGTGGAGttgcttgtgttttttgtcttgacATCAGTGTTCACTTTACCTCTCAGAGTGGGAAGCCCGAGCCGCAGTCTATGGAGGCCACTCTGGAGAGGAAGCACAAGCTGCAGCTGGGGGGAAAGAAAGTAAGACTTTCTGAGTAAGCCGGCGCGGTCAGCGAACGTAAAGCCCGCAGTAAGCAGCACACACTCTTATCTTATTTTCACAGGCTGCCTCGAGGGGCTGGAACTCCTACCATGCCGTTCTATACAGACACACCCTGTGCTTCTACCAGGACAGAAAGGAAATTCTCAGggtaagcagaaaaaaaaaaaaaacacgacaaTAAGAGCCCCAGAGAAGCGAGATGATGAATAATTGGGATAGCATGAAGTCAGCAGTGATGAATCCGTGTTACGCCGCAGAGTTCCGCATGCGGCCTGCCGCTGAACCTCGCGGGAGCCGAGTGTTCACCCGCCCCGGAGTACACCAAAAAGCCCAACTGCTTCCGACTCCGGTGAGACTCTAATGGCCACTAATGATAATGACGATGCTGTGCAGATGGCGTGTCCGACCGaggatgtaacattttttttttccattccccccccccaggctccGGGACGGGTCTGAGTATCTGCTCAACGCCTCCTCCCGCTTTATGCTGAAGAAATGGATGATGAAGATACAAGCAAGCACGGGTGAGCGTTGTTATTTGGAGGCTATTGATTGCTACGCCTGAACTGGCGTCGAAATGTTGTGAatcatttgtctttatttggtTCTTGAAAGGTCTGAGCGAGACTCCGTGTTCGAGCGTCCCCGCTGATCAGGACCTCCCTGTTTCCACGTAAGACACAGCGCTTACTCCAGATTTGGTGCTTTCAATATTTAATGTTATTAaaactcccccctctcccccatccCAGCAAGCCCTCCCTTTGCTCCACCTGTCACGGCACCAAATGCCAATGCTCCTGCCGCCGCGACGTCACCTGCACGTTCCCCAGGCGCGAGCCGCCGGGCGGCACCCCCCACGCCAAGGAGACG
This portion of the Gasterosteus aculeatus chromosome 6, fGasAcu3.hap1.1, whole genome shotgun sequence genome encodes:
- the mymx gene encoding uncharacterized protein mymx isoform X9, translating into MSESIVRKVQPFTIGTRLSVPAVPKCQEFTQSYLQSQQSLDNCPLQHNLNSLYLSRPQVCARGPCLASPAAKQVAPARHNQEDMAAEDDLNRNVASPSPVSRSIKKITISGSKDISQDKVLQLSVPGSTSENNNNNNNVTRTSEAHLPRIVGLSCENKPSSHFKVLLRRDRSDDLQSSGGQTSLRLRAEKPDQQISVPEAQRKEPQRGESHPHAHNGASAAVASQSDSFTQRNSLFNKEALQDWEEASRTLQRDVKDFENILIQLNQMGEQLICKLNPTSDLVKKQLSQLRDQWQTLKQTASNQTRALGGAKNLQEFNKKVEKLEAWIKKKQEEEQSLGNVLGRNVDKMQLTRRILDLKQEEQLYRNLHEEINHLALKLEKQGKTDVKNISSKRKNINKMWLKVQSHLKNHHENLQLALEVSSFYQQADNTLFAINNMWKSISASKDLDGFGDREIRDIASQIMVLDVSVSQVSNLHPALAAGVTQKQSEVKDCWALLQKAFRRDSRPSVPQTTSVAPTDGPTLPPSGSAFTREDADPLTPAREPRCNVGTETQRIMGKESTVKCGIGRRAQSQEQPTTNRTSTPTGDGPACVNDVIGGHQWKGESSRKLGAEPRLAAAAPRGHPQLHTQLQKFTVSADKTLSWLKDNVSMATQVCSIASFEGLEAARKCQHALEQEILTNGARIEVVKREGHGLVRAQHAGSAKIQEFLGQLEVLWEELRRRHRRNAAFLQASEELGFRVVKVLQALGSLEAWLESVELSMKESALAGDPETMSMAERESCLLEKEVAARRPELSALRQEVERLQTHSHPHTRGLPARVEELERKYHRVQSALTQQNSELQDTRMLTEFLERVELEESQDLTGRRYSLGQPLHSEISSAPSSLGLCSSSGGEPLIESMGDPVEELREAVEMLNDTVRERGRSQSHDQAVQELLSKRASLAVHVEECLCRSKELGLDILEKETELAVQCEPDRCGLEALQEKQDHLEIDYEVIREEVQEMENQTSRLEQLCPERVHTLGPKIQAMLVGWTELGKSATENRSRLREFMQLQDFFRSYLAMISWTEDTRSSIFSDTALHLGREGQRPLAAELDTQIEQKFEEFDELADAGRHLLDKEHHLTQMVRERMEELRSMLGWISVHWRAQKQQWLHKKSQQEPPQDNIYSEATAWTPLAEILSPELEAHQPLPSRFVVANYDALKAAADGQPSSLASRRAEQPEEKPLDDGYEVMSGIGQQDAHTPSSKSPKSAIVVLKEPSSPALGGTVNLILSFGGQADSQAQALDPPRARTDEVTEEDPEPQGVHRPTVPQSSACKSFWRRCQGLLENTFGSLKRKRTIYRQSANEVSTYLHVKDSSLAAVPVYESITFPRQKSRSAASASPAFSAASSSPPPSPLQLANVTFRHPAGSGGSSLFSSLKRMGKKRKRKRDARRHTIQKIMGVEERPGGRPRYDCEAITYDTRTWPLKEARRKKSSQESGEAVEALAYMKNPLLTDIDTECAGEYSIIPYAVSEGTTTTHARSHCRFLSLGSVLSIDLPKDMTLIPSIQDIITIAPPECKIGAGTDPDPHSQRHTALSSFKQSRPTPAVARGSAELSFPAAVKDPPDVEKIPRTQPPGSSEDVEDHRVPRNGLSKTQSGPRRCAEQAPDKTASGVRTSTAERDANSQHSHCPIYVNHAGNTAAQSHVCPSVHTLIRDLNGHPYHKHPRPRIVRDESPGPQSPRPQSPRPQSPRPQSPRPQSPRPQSPRPQSPGPQSPRPQSPRPQGLSQASHMVVSLKSTVSVRQDSVDSGISTSSSIKLCNEALCADKPQPKGVVGRLMSFQVAGLDCAAAREDPLPTAAAPPAEPEAEPVRLDRQQFEEEEEELEDIWNRTTNSRRSVCSDIMYQPNHGPSDQSGEPVSRSASPETPAERYRNLVTASAPNLPVAEFKLQSLLGYDKEQRPKGRLPPLATGDRRSWAAFPNTEPAGKNAVSVNETASDPVKLPDVGDNPRYIYQYREEEEEEATVGEEVEEHAGSLKEQSMSLLSVHMSLDAVCGQRKASQSLDDMEKQEGSLATRGRPINLSGKPEPQSMEATLERKHKLQLGGKKAASRGWNSYHAVLYRHTLCFYQDRKEILRSSACGLPLNLAGAECSPAPEYTKKPNCFRLRLRDGSEYLLNASSRFMLKKWMMKIQASTGLSETPCSSVPADQDLPVSTKPSLCSTCHGTKCQCSCRRDVTCTFPRREPPGGTPHAKETFVLTREFSHMPQTRLRSVDERSTVSSSAAGRRDDDDEDSLTVTHRPSGASSDATSSSSSSPPVSSSEDRLSNKRRSHSFTSATFQRIKPTLHTVGGGGPERGSNYCVTLVVGDKSSGGAPVSESPGPPLLAAAGWRQDACEDSALRSYTSLPRPRTKSVFKKFFGKRDT
- the mymx gene encoding uncharacterized protein mymx isoform X6, which produces MSESIVRKVQPFTIGTRLSVPAVPKCQEFTQSYLQSQQSLDNCPLQHNLNSLYLSRPQVCARGPCLASPAAKQVAPARHNQEDMAAEDDLNRNVASPSPVSRSIKKITISGSKDISQDKVLQLSVPGSTSENNNNNNNVTRTSEAHLPRIVGLSCENKPSSHFKVLLRRDRSDDLQSSGGQTSLRLRAEKPDQQISVPEAQRKEPQRGESHPHAHNGASAAVASQSDSFTQRNSLFNKEALQAEAWIKGKMQDLKDGCNIQRCPLQDWEEASRTLQRDVKDFENILIQLNQMGEQLICKLNPTSDLVKKQLSQLRDQWQTLKQTASNQTRALGGAKNLQEFNKKVEKLEAWIKKKEEEQSLGNVLGRNVDKMQLTRRILDLKQEEQLYRNLHEEINHLALKLEKQGKTDVKNISSKRKNINKMWLKVQSHLKNHHENLQLALEVSSFYQQADNTLFAINNMWKSISASKDLDGFGDREIRDIASQIMVLDVSVSQVSNLHPALAAGVTQKQSEVKDCWALLQKAFRRDSRPSVPQTTSVAPTDGPTLPPSGSAFTREDADPLTPAREPRCNVGTETQRIMGKESTVKCGIGRRAQSQEQPTTNRTSTPTGDGPACVNDVIGGHQWKGESSRKLGAEPRLAAAAPRGHPQLHTQLQKFTVSADKTLSWLKDNVSMATQVCSIASFEGLEAARKCQHALEQEILTNGARIEVVKREGHGLVRAQHAGSAKIQEFLGQLEVLWEELRRRHRRNAAFLQASEELGFRVVKVLQALGSLEAWLESVELSMKESALAGDPETMSMAERESCLLEKEVAARRPELSALRQEVERLQTHSHPHTRGLPARVEELERKYHRVQSALTQQNSELQDTRMLTEFLERVELEESQDLTGRRYSLGQPLHSEISSAPSSLGLCSSSGGEPLIESMGDPVEELREAVEMLNDTVRERGRSQSHDQAVQELLSKRASLAVHVEECLCRSKELGLDILEKETELAVQCEPDRCGLEALQEKQDHLEIDYEVIREEVQEMENQTSRLEQLCPERVHTLGPKIQAMLVGWTELGKSATENRSRLREFMQLQDFFRSYLAMISWTEDTRSSIFSDTALHLGREGQRPLAAELDTQIEQKFEEFDELADAGRHLLDKEHHLTQMVRERMEELRSMLGWISVHWRAQKQQWLHKKSQQEPPQDNIYSEATAWTPLAEILSPELEAHQPLPSRFVVANYDALKAAADGQPSSLASRRAEQPEEKPLDDGYEVMSGIGQQDAHTPSSKSPKSAIVVLKEPSSPALGGTVNLILSFGGQADSQAQALDPPRARTDEVTEEDPEPQGVHRPTVPQSSACKSFWRRCQGLLENTFGSLKRKRTIYRQSANEVSTYLHVKDSSLAAVPVYESITFPRQKSRSAASASPAFSAASSSPPPSPLQLANVTFRHPAGSGGSSLFSSLKRMGKKRKRKRDARRHTIQKIMGVEERPGGRPRYDCEAITYDTRTWPLKEARRKKSSQESGEAVEALAYMKNPLLTDIDTECAGEYSIIPYAVSEGTTTTHARSHCRFLSLGSVLSIDLPKDMTLIPSIQDIITIAPPECKIGAGTDPDPHSQRHTALSSFKQSRPTPAVARGSAELSFPAAVKDPPDVEKIPRTQPPGSSEDVEDHRVPRNGLSKTQSGPRRCAEQAPDKTASGVRTSTAERDANSQHSHCPIYVNHAGNTAAQSHVCPSVHTLIRDLNGHPYHKHPRPRIVRDESPGPQSPRPQSPRPQSPRPQSPRPQSPRPQSPRPQSPGPQSPRPQSPRPQGLSQASHMVVSLKSTVSVRQDSVDSGISTSSSIKLCNEALCADKPQPKGVVGRLMSFQVAGLDCAAAREDPLPTAAAPPAEPEAEPVRLDRQQFEEEEEELEDIWNRTTNSRRSVCSDIMYQPNHGPSDQSGEPVSRSASPETPAERYRNLVTASAPNLPVAEFKLQSLLGYDKEQRPKGRLPPLATGDRRSWAAFPNTEPAGKNAVSVNETASDPVKLPDVGDNPRYIYQYREEEEEEATVGEEVEEHAGSLKEQSMSLLSVHMSLDAVCGQRKASQSLDDMEKQEGSLATRGRPINLSGKPEPQSMEATLERKHKLQLGGKKAASRGWNSYHAVLYRHTLCFYQDRKEILRSSACGLPLNLAGAECSPAPEYTKKPNCFRLRLRDGSEYLLNASSRFMLKKWMMKIQASTGLSETPCSSVPADQDLPVSTKPSLCSTCHGTKCQCSCRRDVTCTFPRREPPGGTPHAKETFVLTREFSHMPQTRLRSVDERSTVSSSAAGRRDDDDEDSLTVTHRPSGASSDATSSSSSSPPVSSSEDRLSNKRRSHSFTSATFQRIKPTLHTVGGGGPERGSNYCVTLVVGDKSSGGAPVSESPGPPLLAAAGWRQDACEDSALRSYTSLPRPRTKSVFKKFFGKRDT